One Chondrinema litorale genomic window, CCACTTAGACATTTCTATCCGCTATCAGAAGGAAATCTTAACAAAGCAAACTATGATGTGGCTAATGCCAGACAGGGTGGCGATTTATTACAAACCAGAGTTTGGTGGGATGTTGATTAAACTAATTCAAACAAATGCTGATCAATTTCAATTATGAAACTTAAGATATTAAAAATATTTATTCTAATTCTAGGTCTTACGCAGTTTGCATTGGCTCAGGATCCGGTAGTATATCTACCATTAGATGAGAACTTGGAAGATGCTAGTGGAAATGGTTTACATGCTACAGATGAAGGAACTGAAAGTACAACTTTTGTAGAAGATTCTGAGCGTGGTATGGTGGCTAGTTTTCCACTTGCTGCTCATGCACAACTTCCTTTAGATAACAAACTTGCCTTTGGTGTAGGTGATTTTAGCTTTGCTTTCTGGATTAAGATAGATGCAAATGTTTCTATTCCGAGTGACCCTTCAATATTTAGTAATAAAGACTGGGGTAGTGGAGGAAATACAGGTTGGTTGGTAGCATTAGACGGAGCAGACGATCCTGGCTCTCACCAATGGACAGTAAACGTATCTGATGAAGGTGATGGAGGCCGTCTAGACTGGGATGCAGATGACAATGGTGCTGATGGCTTAAAAGATGGAGAATGGCATTTTGTTGCAGTAGTTTTCGATCGTGACGCAACTATGAATGTGTATGTAGATGGAGAATTAAAACAAGCTGATGAAGCAGACAATTCAAAAGATTTGACTTTAATTCCTAATAGTCTCGATTCTGGTTTGCCAATTACCATTATGCAAGATGCAACAGGAGCTTACAGTGCAGACTTTGCTGCTTTGCTAGACGAGATTCTGATTTACAATAGAGTAATTACTACCTCAGAAGTAACAGAATTATTTAACAATGGCTACTCAACAGAAGTAGATCCAACTTTTGGAGCAAGTTTCTATTTGCCTTTAGATGAAGATTTAAATGATGCGAGTGGAAATGAATTACATGCGACTGATGCAGGTACAGAAGGCACCAGCTTTGTAGAAGATTCTGAGCGCGGTATGGTAGCAAGCTTTCCTAGTGCTGCTCATGCGCAACTTCCTTTAGATAATAGTTTGGCAGTGGGAGAAGGAGACTTTAGTTTTTCTTTCTGGATTAAAATGGATGCCAACATATCGATTCCGAGTGATCCAGTAATTTTTGGTAACAAAGACTGGGGTAGTGGAGGCAATACTGGTTGGTTGGTTGCTTTAGATGGAGCCGACGATCCCGGCTCTCACCAGTGGACAGTAAATATCTCTGACGAAGGAGACGGAAGCCGTCTTGATTGGGATGCAGACAACAACGATGCTGTTGGTTTAAAAGATGGTGAATGGCATTTTGTGGCAGTGGCTTTCGATCGCGATGCAACCATGAATGTCTATGTAGATGGTGAGTTAAAGCAAACCGACGAAGCAGACGATTCAAAAGACATGACTTTAATCCCTAATAGTCTCGATTCTGAATTGCCAATTACATTAATGCAAGATGCAACAGGCGCTTACAGTGCAGATTTTGCTGCTTTAATGGACGAAGTTCGCTTCTGGAAAGGGAAAGTTTTAAGTAGCTCAGAAGTTACAGCACTTTATAGTTTTGTACCATCTCCGGCAGAGCAAGATGCTTCATTTAGTGCAGATGTATATTTACCTTTTGATGGTGATTTGAATGATGCCAGTGGTAACGGCTTAAATGCAACAGATGCTGGTACAGAGAGTATCGCTTTTGAAGAAGATAGCGAAAGAGGAACAGTTGCTAATTTTGCTTCAGCGGCACATGCACAATTGCCTTTAGACGATAAACTGGCTTTTGGAGAAGGAGATTTTAGCTTTGCCATGTGGATTAAGATGGATGCGAATGTGTCTATTCCAAGCGATCCATCAATTATTAGTAATAAAGACTGGGGCAGTGGTGGCAATGTTGGTTGGTTGGTTGCATTGGATGGAGCCGATGATCCGGGTTCTCATCAATGGACAGTAAATGTGGCAGATGGCAGCGAGCGTCTCGATTGGGATGCAGACGAAAATGGTGCTGCTGGTCTAAAAGATGGAGCTTGGCATTTTCTTGCTGTTACTTTCGATAGAGATGCTACTTTAAATGTATATATGGATGGAGAGTTAAAGCAAACCAGTGAAGATGCTAGTTCTAAAGATCTTACTTTAACACCAGCTACATTGGATTCTGGTTTGCCGATCACCATTATGCAAGATGGAACTGGCGCATACAGTGCAGACTTTGCTGCCTTGGTAGACGATTTAAGAATGTGGAAAGGCAAAGTACTTACAGCCAGTGAAGTTTCTGAAATATATGCTTTTGTACCAGCTTCTGGCAATGGTGGTAGCGACGATCAAACATATGGTGCGCAGGTTTACTTACCGCTAGATGAAAACTTAAATGATGAAAGTGGTAATGGATTGAATGCAACCGATGCGGGGACAGAAGCAATTACATTTGGAGAAGATAGTGAAAGAGGTATGGTAGCATTTTTTGAATCTGCTTCTCATGCGACATTGCCTTTAAGTTCTACATTAGAAATTGGTGATCAGGATTTTAGCATCGCTTTTTGGATAAATATTGATGCAAATATACCTGTACCAAGCGATCCTTCAATTATTAGTAATAAAGATTGGGGTAGCGGTAGTAACCCAGGTTGGTTAGTAGCATTGGATGGTGCAGACGACCCTGCTTCTCACCAATGGACAGTAAACGCAGCAGACGGTACAAACCGCCTCGATTGGGATGCAGACAACAACAATGCTTCTGGTATTAAGGATGGTGAATGGCATTTTATCGCCATTGCTTTTGATCGAGACTCTACCATGAATGTATATGTAGATGGTGCCTTAAAACAGACAGATGAAGCGGAAGATTCTAAGAATTTAACTTTGCTTACTGAAAGCATGGATTCGGGTTTGCCAATTACCATTATGCAAGATGGAACTGGCGCTTACAGTGCCGATTTTGCAGCTATGCTAGATGATGTCAGAATTTGGGTGGGAGAAGCAATTACTTCGCAAACTGTTTCTTCTATTTATAATCCATATGATAAAGCATATGAAGCAGATGTTTTCCTTCCATTAAATGATGATCTGAACGATATAAGTGGTAATGGCTTAAACGGAACTGATGCTGGTAGTGCAGCTACTACTTTCGTAATTGACGATACAAGAGGTTATGTAGCTGAGTTTCCGGTTGCTGCGCATGTTCAGTTACCAGTAGATCCATTGCTAGATTTCGGTACAGAAGATTTTAGTGTTGGTTTTTGGGTGAGAATAGATGCCAATGTTGCTATTTCTGGCGATCCAGTAATTATCGGTAACAAAGATTGGGGCAGTGGTGGCAATCCGGGTTGGTTAGTGGCGCTTGATGGCGCAGACGATCCATCGGCCCATTTATGGACAGTGAATGTGGCAGATGAAGGAGATGGTCGTTTAGATTGGGATGCTGATGACAACGGAACAGCAGGTTTAAAAGATGGAAACTGGCATTTTGTTTTGGTAGCTTTCGATCGTGATGAGACAATGAAAGTGTATTTTGATGGAGAATTAAAGCAAACAGATGAAGCAGAAGACTCGAAAGATATGTCTATAGTACCGGGCGATTTACATGCAGGTTTACCACTTACCATTATGCAAGATGCAACAGGTGCATATTCAGATGATTTCTCTGCCAGACTCGATAATATTAGAATTTGGAAGAGAGTAGTAACCGCTTCAGAAGTTTCTACCATTTATGCCGAAGACGAAGGTAACAATGGAGGAAATAGTGGAGATGGAGAAATTATTCTAGCAACCGATGATGTATTTGAAGCAGGTACTTTAGTGGCTTATCCTAACCCATTTAACAAAGAAGTAAGCATCTCATACATACTTAATAAAGCTGGATTTGTACATCTGTCTATTTATAATCAAGCAGGGCAAGAAGTAAAAAATCTGGCTAACAATATGCAGTCTGTAGGTGAGTATAGCTTCCAATGGGATGCTACTGAATTTAATTCGGGTTTGTATTTCTACAGATTAAAAACTGCTGATTCAGTAAAAGCAGGCAAGTTATTATTGATTAAATAAGCATCTAAATATTATTAAAATGAGCTATTTAAAATTCATATTAAAATCATTACTAAGCATTGCCATTATTAGTTTATTAATTGGTTGTGATGAAGATAAGTCAAGCGATATTCTTCAAATAGAATTAGATGAGCAACAAGCAGCAGCAATTGGTATTAGAGGAAAATGGGGACAGGTATCAGATGTTGAACTTCCTTTTGGTACTACTCCAACTGTACTCGACGATTTGGTTGTTGAATTCAGAATCGATAATGATTACCGACCAAGTACATTTACAGTAGATGGTGCAGAATACTTTTTTGATGCAGAAGATGCAACTTGGAGTTGGGAAGAAGGTTCTTCAGAAAACATTGTATTAAGCAATGTTACACCAATTACTTCTATTAATGTGCTAAAAGATGAAAGTAAAATCAGACTGGTTTTTACCTATTCTAATGGCAGAGTTACGGGTTTGGGAGAGTATGGCTGTACGCTCACCAAAATTGCCCCTTGATATTTTGTAAATTAGGCTAAAAGTAAAAAATGCTTTTAGCCTTTATTTTTTTATTTATATGAGATTATCACTACTATTTATTTTATTGCTTGGCTTGTATGCATGTTCTGAGCCCAAGCGAATTGAAGAAGAACAAGTAACAGTAAAAAAAGGGATTGCGGAGCATGTAATTGTAATAGGTATTGATGGTATGAGTCCCAATGGGATTATGAATGCCAACACACCAAATATCGATTTTCTTGTAGAAAACGGAGCTGCAACTATGAATGCCCGTGCAGTTTTACCAACTAGTAGCAGTAGCAACTGGGCGTCTATGATTATGGGAGCTGGCCCTGAGCAACACGGAGTTACTTCCAATAACTGGGAAAGAGACGAATATACTTTGCCACCAGTTTCTACAGGAATGGAAGATATTTTCCCAACCATATTTAGTGTACTGAGAGAGCAAAAACCAGATGCTGAAATTGCTGCTATTTATCATTGGGGAGCTTTCGGGAGGTTGTTCGAGAAATCAGCAGTGGATTATGACCGACATGGAGAAACAGAATACCTCACTACTGAATATGCTGTTGAATATATAGAGTCGAAGAAACCGACTTTTTGTTTTGTACACCTTGATCATGTAGACCATGCGGGGCATCATTACGGACATGGCACACCTGAATATTTTGCTTCTGTGGAATCTGCAGATTCTCTAATTGGGCAGATTGTAGAGTCTGTTCAAACCGCAGGCATCGCAGAAAATACAGTAATCATTTTATCTTCAGATCATGGTGGTATTGGTTATGGTCACGGAGGCGAAACTCCCGAAGAAATTACAATCCCATTTGTGGTATATGGCAAGCAAGTAGTAGCAGGTAAAACTATTTCTCACGAGTTATTTACTTATGATAATGCAGCCACAGTAGCTTTCATTTTGGGTATTGAGCAGCCTTATGCTTGGATCGGCAGACCAATTAAAAGTGCTTTTGAGGGTTATCCTGATCCTAAAAGTAATATGAAGGTAATGAGTCTGGCGAAGCCTAACATTTTGCCTCTGCCAAATATGTATGCAAAAGCTGGTGGCTTATTTATAGACAAATCTCCCGAAGTTGTAATCGAAAAAGCGGTAGATGAAACGGAAATCAGATTTACATTAGACGGTTCTGAGCCAACAGAAAAAAGCACATTATATACAGAGCCTTTCATCCTTGAAAATTCTACTGTTGTATCGGCAAAAGCTTTTAATAAAGATGGTGAAGAAAGTCCAGTGAGCGTAGCCTATTTCAGAACGGTAAATTCGAGCAATGGCAATGGGGTTTCTTATAGCTATTATAAAGGGAATAACTGGGAAGATCTTCCAGATATGTCTAAGTTAAAGCCTGCAAAAACTGGTAATCTATATGAGTTTGAAATCTCAGAAATGGGTTCGCCTGAAGCGTTGCCACAGTTTGCTGTGAGAATGGATAGCTATATTAAAATAGATAAAGAAGGGGATTATACTTTTTATACCTATTCTGATGATGGAAGTATGCTTAATATCGATGGGGAACAAGTGGTAGATAATGGCGGACAGCATGGAACTATCGAACGTGGTGGAGGTATACATCTAAAAGCAGGTTACCATAAAATAACTGTTGATTATTTTAACCATGCGGGAGGAGGATGGCTAGAAGTTTTCTATAAAGGGCCAGATATATCGAAACAAATTTTATCTGCTGATAAACTCTATTTAAACAAACCAATCTAATTTACTGATTAATAATTTCATACTTAAAAATTGCAGGTTATGATTTTAGCCTGTAATTTTTTTTTGTACTAAGTCGGATATTAGATAAATAGGAATCTATATTGCTAAAAGGATTTAGTTTTCTTATTTTTGATTTAATTAATTAGAAAAGAAAATGAAAAAAACTTTAGTAACCTTCCATCATTCAAATAACCCAGTAAGCGGCAAAAGCTCATTTAGTTTTGATAAATCGAAACTAGTTTCAGCATATTCTAAAAGGATGAATTCCTACAATATGCTTTTTTATAATCAAATATTGAATCCTGTGTTTACCTGTACTTTATAATAGATATTAAGTACTAGATGTAAATGAATATTTAGTTTTCTGAAATCTATTTGAAAGATAAATGAGTAATTCTTTATCACTCAATTTTTTAATCAAAATGAATTTAAAAAAATACATCTACATTCTAATTTCAACCATATTAATTGCTTGTAATCAGTCAAAAATGCCTGAAATACAAGATATTATAGAAGAACCAGCCTCATATGTAAATCCATTTATTGGAGCAAGTACAAGCACTGATGCCGCCGGTGTGTATCATGGTTTAGGAAAAACATTTCCTGGTGCAACTACTCCATATGGATTGGTACAAGTGAGTCCGAATACCATTACTGGAGGTGATAATGGTTCTGGTTACAGTTATGAACATACAAGTATAGAAGGATTTGCTTTTACCCAAATGAGTGGTATTGGTTGGTATGGGGATTTAGGGAATTTCTTAGTAATGCCAACTACTGGCAAATTGCAAACTTCCGCTGGTTCATTGGCAAATACGGCTAGTGGTTATAGATCATCTTACGATAAAACAAGTGAAAAGGCCAGTGCAGGTTATTACTCTGTAAATCTCAGTGATTATAATATTAAAGCAGAAATGACTGCTGCTTCACACAGTGGCATTTTAAAATTTACATTTCCTAAAAGTGATAAATCGAGAGTACAGATTGACTTGGCAAGAAGAGTAGGAGGTACTTCAACTGAACAGTTTATAGAAATTATCGATGAGCAAACCATTAGAGGATGGATGAAGTGCAAACCCGATGGCGGTGGTTGGGGAAATGGTGATGGCAATGCTAATTACACTGTTTACTTTTATGCGCAGTTAAGTAAACCTTTTAAGAAATATGGAATTTGGAATGTCGAAATTCCAGACGATTGGACTAGGAAAAGAGAAGATATTGAGAGTGAGCAATATCAGCAGAAAATCGCCGAAGCAACGATTGAATATGGTAATAAAGAAACCGAAGGGAAACACCTTGGTTTTTTTGCCGAATACGAAACAGAAGAGGCAGAAGAAATCCTGATAAAATCAGGAATATCTTTTGTGAGCATGGCAGGTGCAAAAAAAAACTTAAATGCAGAAATTACAGATTGGGATTTTGCAAAAGTAAAAGCTCAGGCTTGGAAACTGTGGAATGATAACTTATCGAAAGTCAAAATAAGTGGTGGAACTGATGAAGAAAAAACGGTTTTCTACACAGCACTTTATCATACCATGATTGACCCAAGAATTTTTGAAGATGTTGATGGCAAATATACTGGAGGTGATGGCAAAGCACATGAATCTGAGCATTTTACCAAGCGCACTATTTTTAGTGGTTGGGATGTTTTTAGAAGTCAGTTTCCGCTGCAAACCATCGTGAATCCGACTTTGGTAAATGATATGGTGAACTCATTGGTAACGTTGGCAGATGAAAGCAACAGAGATTATCTAGAGCGTTGGGAGTTACTAAATGCTTACAGTGGTTGTATGATAGGTAATCCGGCAGTTTCTGTAATTTCTGATGCTTACACAAAAGGGATTAGAGATTTTGATGCTGAAAAATCTTTGGATTTGATGGTGAGTACTGGTGAAAAATTTGGCAATGGAGAGAAGGGCTATACTTATACATCTTTCGGTATTTCTAACACATTGGAATATGCCTATACAGAATGGTGTACAGCCAATATGGCTGAGCAAATGAATCAAAAAAATATTGCCAAAACATTTTATAAAAGGGGTAAAAGCTTCGAGAATATTTTTGATGATTCTGTTTCATGGTTTAGACCTAGAAAAGAAGATGGCAGTTTCGAAAAATGGCCTAAAGAAGGCAGATTGGTCGAATGGTATGGCAGTATAGAAAGTAATGCCTACCAACAAGGCTGGTTTGTTCCGCATGATATTGAAGGTATGATTAACCTAATGGGTGGCAATGAAAATGTGAAAAAGGATTTAGAAAACTTTTTTGACAAA contains:
- a CDS encoding GH92 family glycosyl hydrolase, yielding MNLKKYIYILISTILIACNQSKMPEIQDIIEEPASYVNPFIGASTSTDAAGVYHGLGKTFPGATTPYGLVQVSPNTITGGDNGSGYSYEHTSIEGFAFTQMSGIGWYGDLGNFLVMPTTGKLQTSAGSLANTASGYRSSYDKTSEKASAGYYSVNLSDYNIKAEMTAASHSGILKFTFPKSDKSRVQIDLARRVGGTSTEQFIEIIDEQTIRGWMKCKPDGGGWGNGDGNANYTVYFYAQLSKPFKKYGIWNVEIPDDWTRKREDIESEQYQQKIAEATIEYGNKETEGKHLGFFAEYETEEAEEILIKSGISFVSMAGAKKNLNAEITDWDFAKVKAQAWKLWNDNLSKVKISGGTDEEKTVFYTALYHTMIDPRIFEDVDGKYTGGDGKAHESEHFTKRTIFSGWDVFRSQFPLQTIVNPTLVNDMVNSLVTLADESNRDYLERWELLNAYSGCMIGNPAVSVISDAYTKGIRDFDAEKSLDLMVSTGEKFGNGEKGYTYTSFGISNTLEYAYTEWCTANMAEQMNQKNIAKTFYKRGKSFENIFDDSVSWFRPRKEDGSFEKWPKEGRLVEWYGSIESNAYQQGWFVPHDIEGMINLMGGNENVKKDLENFFDKAPENLMWNNYYNHANEPVHHVTYLFNHVGAPWLTQKWTRLICQRGYRNSVEGLVGNEDVGQMSAWYVLSASGIYQICPGKKRFEITSPVFDKVEFQLDDKYATGKTFSIETHNNSPKNVYIQKILLNGEDYNKPYLSYDQIVEGAKLELFLGAEPNYNIE
- a CDS encoding alkaline phosphatase family protein, with product MRLSLLFILLLGLYACSEPKRIEEEQVTVKKGIAEHVIVIGIDGMSPNGIMNANTPNIDFLVENGAATMNARAVLPTSSSSNWASMIMGAGPEQHGVTSNNWERDEYTLPPVSTGMEDIFPTIFSVLREQKPDAEIAAIYHWGAFGRLFEKSAVDYDRHGETEYLTTEYAVEYIESKKPTFCFVHLDHVDHAGHHYGHGTPEYFASVESADSLIGQIVESVQTAGIAENTVIILSSDHGGIGYGHGGETPEEITIPFVVYGKQVVAGKTISHELFTYDNAATVAFILGIEQPYAWIGRPIKSAFEGYPDPKSNMKVMSLAKPNILPLPNMYAKAGGLFIDKSPEVVIEKAVDETEIRFTLDGSEPTEKSTLYTEPFILENSTVVSAKAFNKDGEESPVSVAYFRTVNSSNGNGVSYSYYKGNNWEDLPDMSKLKPAKTGNLYEFEISEMGSPEALPQFAVRMDSYIKIDKEGDYTFYTYSDDGSMLNIDGEQVVDNGGQHGTIERGGGIHLKAGYHKITVDYFNHAGGGWLEVFYKGPDISKQILSADKLYLNKPI
- a CDS encoding LamG-like jellyroll fold domain-containing protein — protein: MKLKILKIFILILGLTQFALAQDPVVYLPLDENLEDASGNGLHATDEGTESTTFVEDSERGMVASFPLAAHAQLPLDNKLAFGVGDFSFAFWIKIDANVSIPSDPSIFSNKDWGSGGNTGWLVALDGADDPGSHQWTVNVSDEGDGGRLDWDADDNGADGLKDGEWHFVAVVFDRDATMNVYVDGELKQADEADNSKDLTLIPNSLDSGLPITIMQDATGAYSADFAALLDEILIYNRVITTSEVTELFNNGYSTEVDPTFGASFYLPLDEDLNDASGNELHATDAGTEGTSFVEDSERGMVASFPSAAHAQLPLDNSLAVGEGDFSFSFWIKMDANISIPSDPVIFGNKDWGSGGNTGWLVALDGADDPGSHQWTVNISDEGDGSRLDWDADNNDAVGLKDGEWHFVAVAFDRDATMNVYVDGELKQTDEADDSKDMTLIPNSLDSELPITLMQDATGAYSADFAALMDEVRFWKGKVLSSSEVTALYSFVPSPAEQDASFSADVYLPFDGDLNDASGNGLNATDAGTESIAFEEDSERGTVANFASAAHAQLPLDDKLAFGEGDFSFAMWIKMDANVSIPSDPSIISNKDWGSGGNVGWLVALDGADDPGSHQWTVNVADGSERLDWDADENGAAGLKDGAWHFLAVTFDRDATLNVYMDGELKQTSEDASSKDLTLTPATLDSGLPITIMQDGTGAYSADFAALVDDLRMWKGKVLTASEVSEIYAFVPASGNGGSDDQTYGAQVYLPLDENLNDESGNGLNATDAGTEAITFGEDSERGMVAFFESASHATLPLSSTLEIGDQDFSIAFWINIDANIPVPSDPSIISNKDWGSGSNPGWLVALDGADDPASHQWTVNAADGTNRLDWDADNNNASGIKDGEWHFIAIAFDRDSTMNVYVDGALKQTDEAEDSKNLTLLTESMDSGLPITIMQDGTGAYSADFAAMLDDVRIWVGEAITSQTVSSIYNPYDKAYEADVFLPLNDDLNDISGNGLNGTDAGSAATTFVIDDTRGYVAEFPVAAHVQLPVDPLLDFGTEDFSVGFWVRIDANVAISGDPVIIGNKDWGSGGNPGWLVALDGADDPSAHLWTVNVADEGDGRLDWDADDNGTAGLKDGNWHFVLVAFDRDETMKVYFDGELKQTDEAEDSKDMSIVPGDLHAGLPLTIMQDATGAYSDDFSARLDNIRIWKRVVTASEVSTIYAEDEGNNGGNSGDGEIILATDDVFEAGTLVAYPNPFNKEVSISYILNKAGFVHLSIYNQAGQEVKNLANNMQSVGEYSFQWDATEFNSGLYFYRLKTADSVKAGKLLLIK